One Neisseria sp. Marseille-Q5346 genomic region harbors:
- the rpmA gene encoding 50S ribosomal protein L27, with translation MASKKAGGSTRNGRDSEAKRLGVKAYGNELIPAGSIIVRQRGTKFHAGDNVGMGKDHTLFAKVDGYVEFKTKGALNRKTVSIRPYTGSEE, from the coding sequence ATGGCAAGTAAAAAAGCAGGCGGTAGCACCCGCAACGGTCGCGATTCAGAAGCCAAACGCTTGGGCGTTAAAGCCTACGGCAACGAGCTGATTCCGGCAGGCTCTATCATCGTTCGTCAACGTGGTACTAAATTCCACGCAGGTGACAACGTAGGCATGGGCAAAGACCACACTTTGTTTGCTAAAGTCGACGGTTACGTTGAATTCAAAACCAAAGGCGCGCTGAACCGTAAAACCGTCAGCATCCGTCCTTACACCGGTTCTGAAGAATAA
- the ispB gene encoding octaprenyl diphosphate synthase, with amino-acid sequence MLENLPYFQRHLPDDLAKVNAVINQAVQSDVALISQIGTYIISAGGKRLRPIITILAGKAVGHDDEKLYSLAAMVEFIHTSTLLHDDVVDESDLRRGRKTANNLFGNAAAVLVGDFLYTRAFQLMVGSGSMRILEVMADATNIIAEGEVMQLMNIGNTDITEEQYVQVIQYKTAKLFEAAAQVGAILGKASPEHEQALKDYGMYVGTAFQIIDDVLDYSGETEEIGKNVGDDLAEGKPTLPLIYLMRNGSEQAANDVRHALENADRSYFEKIHDYVVNSDALPYSISEAKKAVDKAIASLDVLPDSEVKEAMIQLAKESLARVS; translated from the coding sequence ATGCTCGAAAACCTGCCTTACTTCCAACGCCACCTGCCCGATGACCTTGCCAAAGTTAATGCGGTCATCAACCAAGCTGTTCAATCCGATGTTGCGCTGATTTCGCAAATCGGCACATACATCATCAGCGCGGGTGGTAAGCGCCTGCGTCCGATTATTACCATTTTGGCAGGCAAAGCAGTCGGGCATGACGATGAAAAATTGTACTCGCTGGCAGCGATGGTGGAATTCATCCACACCTCCACCCTCCTGCACGACGATGTCGTCGATGAAAGCGATTTGCGCCGCGGCCGTAAAACGGCAAACAACCTCTTCGGCAACGCGGCGGCTGTTTTGGTCGGCGACTTCCTCTATACACGCGCCTTCCAACTGATGGTTGGTTCGGGCAGCATGCGTATCTTGGAAGTGATGGCAGATGCGACCAACATCATCGCTGAAGGCGAAGTCATGCAGCTGATGAACATCGGCAATACGGATATTACCGAAGAGCAATACGTCCAAGTTATCCAATACAAAACAGCAAAACTGTTTGAAGCGGCCGCACAAGTCGGCGCAATTTTGGGCAAGGCTTCCCCCGAACACGAGCAAGCTTTAAAAGACTACGGCATGTACGTCGGTACGGCTTTCCAAATCATTGACGATGTATTGGACTATTCAGGTGAAACCGAAGAAATCGGCAAAAACGTCGGTGACGATTTAGCAGAAGGCAAACCTACCCTGCCATTGATTTACCTGATGCGAAACGGCTCCGAGCAGGCTGCAAACGATGTGCGCCATGCTTTGGAAAATGCTGACCGCAGCTATTTTGAAAAAATCCACGACTATGTCGTTAATTCCGACGCTTTGCCATATTCGATTTCCGAAGCGAAAAAAGCTGTCGACAAAGCCATCGCTTCATTGGACGTGTTGCCTGACAGCGAAGTCAAAGAAGCCATGATCCAACTGGCAAAAGAATCTTTGGCCCGAGTATCTTAA
- a CDS encoding DUF441 domain-containing protein, which translates to MNFSFVPLFLVTLIFLGVVSNNNSITISAAVLLLMQQTALSQYLPLVEKHGLHLGIILLTIGVLSPLVSGKIQIPPVSEFINFKMIAAVLIGILVAWLAGRGVPLMSEQPVLVTGLLIGTVIGVAFVGGIPVGPLIAAGLLSFFAGKV; encoded by the coding sequence ATGAATTTCAGCTTTGTCCCTTTGTTTCTGGTTACGCTGATTTTTTTGGGCGTCGTCAGCAACAACAACTCGATTACGATTTCGGCGGCGGTATTGCTGCTCATGCAGCAGACGGCCTTGTCGCAATATCTTCCCTTGGTGGAAAAACACGGTTTGCATCTGGGCATCATCCTGCTGACCATCGGCGTATTGAGTCCGTTGGTTTCCGGTAAAATCCAGATTCCGCCGGTTTCCGAGTTTATCAATTTCAAAATGATTGCTGCCGTCCTTATCGGCATTTTGGTTGCCTGGCTTGCCGGACGCGGCGTTCCATTGATGAGCGAACAGCCTGTTTTGGTAACCGGATTATTAATCGGCACGGTTATCGGCGTTGCCTTTGTCGGCGGCATTCCGGTCGGCCCTTTGATTGCCGCCGGCTTATTGTCTTTTTTTGCCGGAAAGGTTTAA
- a CDS encoding NnrS family protein translates to MTDLFKHPVWAMAFRPFYSLAALYGALSILLWGFGFQGTPELPGFYWHAHEMIWGYAGLVVIAFLLTAVATWTGQPPTRGKALAGLTAFWLLARICMFIPGWGVTASGIFGTIFFWYGAVCMALPVIRSQNKRNYVAVFAIFVLGGTHFAFHLKVQPFDAIALMTGLQSGLIMVAGFIGLIGMRIISFFTSKRLNVPQIPSPQWVAHASLWLPMLTAMLMAHNILPGLAALFALAAGVIFTVQVYRWWYKAVLKEPMLWILFAGYLFTGLGLIAVGLSYWISSFLNLGVHLIGVGGIGVLTLGMMARTALGHTGNSIYPPPKVVPVAFWLMIAATVVRVLATFVSGTAYTHSIRCSAALFAASLLLYAWKYIPWLIRPRSDGRPG, encoded by the coding sequence ATGACCGATTTGTTCAAACACCCGGTTTGGGCAATGGCCTTCCGCCCGTTTTATTCGTTGGCGGCTTTGTATGGCGCATTGTCTATACTGCTTTGGGGCTTCGGCTTTCAGGGTACGCCTGAGTTGCCGGGTTTTTATTGGCATGCCCATGAAATGATTTGGGGTTATGCCGGATTGGTTGTCATTGCATTTTTATTGACGGCCGTGGCGACTTGGACAGGCCAGCCGCCGACACGCGGTAAGGCGTTGGCCGGTTTGACCGCATTTTGGCTGTTGGCCCGCATTTGTATGTTTATCCCCGGTTGGGGGGTAACGGCAAGTGGCATATTCGGTACGATCTTTTTCTGGTATGGCGCGGTATGCATGGCTTTGCCGGTAATCCGTTCTCAAAACAAGCGCAACTATGTTGCTGTGTTCGCTATTTTTGTTTTGGGCGGCACCCATTTCGCCTTCCATCTGAAAGTACAGCCATTTGATGCCATCGCGCTGATGACCGGTTTGCAATCCGGTTTGATTATGGTGGCCGGATTTATCGGTTTGATCGGTATGCGGATTATCTCGTTCTTTACGTCCAAACGTCTGAATGTGCCGCAAATCCCCAGTCCTCAATGGGTGGCGCACGCTTCACTTTGGCTGCCTATGCTGACCGCCATGCTGATGGCGCATAACATTTTACCGGGACTGGCCGCGTTGTTTGCTCTGGCTGCTGGTGTGATTTTTACCGTGCAGGTGTACCGCTGGTGGTATAAAGCCGTGCTGAAAGAGCCTATGCTTTGGATTTTGTTTGCCGGCTATCTGTTTACCGGCTTGGGCTTGATTGCGGTCGGTCTTTCCTATTGGATTTCAAGTTTCCTGAATTTGGGTGTGCACCTTATCGGCGTTGGCGGTATCGGCGTGCTGACTTTGGGCATGATGGCACGAACCGCGCTTGGCCATACCGGCAACTCTATTTATCCGCCGCCTAAAGTGGTTCCTGTTGCCTTTTGGTTGATGATAGCCGCAACGGTTGTCCGTGTTTTGGCTACCTTTGTGAGCGGTACGGCATACACGCACAGTATTCGTTGCTCCGCCGCTTTGTTTGCCGCCTCTTTGCTGTTGTACGCATGGAAATATATTCCTTGGCTGATCCGTCCGCGTTCGGATGGTCGTCCGGGTTAA
- the ubiM gene encoding 5-demethoxyubiquinol-8 5-hydroxylase UbiM, whose amino-acid sequence MSLHSDILVVGAGPAGLSFAAELAGSGLNITLIERSPLEVLQNPPYDGREIALTHLSREIMQRLGMWDLIPKDEIYPLRDAKVLNGHSDYQLHFPQPTQARGEPADCLGYLISNHNIRKAAYEVVSKLDNVKILTGTNVKEVKTFDDEAQVILESGEVLTGRLLLAADSRFSQTRRQLGISSDMHDYSRTMFVCRMKHTLSNLHTAYECFHYGRTIALLPLEEHLTNTVITVDSDKAETIKNMSPEELAASVKEQLKGRLGDMELVSTIHNYPLVGMIAQRFYGKRSALIGDAAVGMHPVTAHGFNLGLASADLLAKLVLEAEQRGQDIGAKSLLEKYSTKHMLHAHPIYHGTNMLLKLFTNETAPAKLLRGLVLRASNNFPPLKKLITKQLTG is encoded by the coding sequence ATGAGCTTACACAGTGATATTCTCGTTGTCGGCGCAGGCCCTGCCGGATTAAGTTTTGCCGCAGAGTTGGCCGGAAGCGGTTTGAACATAACCCTGATTGAAAGAAGTCCTTTAGAAGTGTTGCAAAATCCGCCGTATGACGGCCGTGAAATCGCATTGACGCACTTGTCGCGTGAAATCATGCAGCGATTGGGTATGTGGGATTTGATTCCAAAAGACGAAATTTATCCTTTGCGCGATGCCAAAGTGTTGAACGGCCATTCCGATTACCAGCTCCACTTCCCGCAACCGACTCAGGCGCGCGGTGAGCCAGCGGACTGCTTGGGCTATTTGATCTCCAATCACAACATCCGCAAAGCCGCTTATGAAGTCGTGTCCAAATTGGACAACGTGAAAATTCTGACCGGCACCAATGTTAAAGAAGTCAAAACTTTTGACGATGAGGCGCAAGTTATTTTGGAAAGCGGCGAAGTATTGACCGGTCGTCTGTTGTTGGCCGCCGATAGCCGCTTCTCGCAAACGCGCCGTCAATTGGGCATTTCTTCAGATATGCACGATTACAGCCGCACCATGTTTGTGTGCCGCATGAAGCATACTCTGTCCAACCTGCATACCGCATATGAATGCTTCCACTACGGCCGCACCATTGCGTTGCTGCCTTTGGAAGAGCATTTGACCAATACGGTGATTACGGTGGACAGCGATAAAGCCGAAACGATTAAAAACATGTCGCCGGAAGAATTGGCAGCCAGCGTGAAAGAGCAACTCAAAGGCCGTTTGGGTGATATGGAATTGGTCAGCACCATTCACAATTATCCTTTGGTCGGTATGATTGCCCAACGTTTCTACGGCAAACGCAGCGCGTTGATCGGCGATGCCGCGGTCGGTATGCATCCGGTTACTGCGCACGGTTTCAACTTGGGTCTGGCAAGTGCCGATCTTTTGGCCAAATTGGTTCTCGAAGCCGAGCAACGCGGTCAGGATATTGGTGCGAAGAGCCTGCTGGAAAAATACAGTACCAAGCATATGCTTCACGCCCATCCGATTTACCACGGCACCAATATGCTGCTGAAACTCTTTACCAATGAAACTGCTCCGGCGAAACTGCTGCGCGGTTTGGTATTGCGTGCAAGCAATAACTTCCCGCCGCTGAAAAA
- the rplU gene encoding 50S ribosomal protein L21 translates to MYAVVKTGGKQYKVSVGEKLKVEQIPAELDSQIELTEVLMIADGESVKVGAPFIEGAKVTAKVVAHGRGEKVRIFKMRRRKHYQKRQGHRQNFTQIEIVAIA, encoded by the coding sequence ATGTACGCGGTCGTAAAAACCGGCGGTAAACAATACAAAGTTTCCGTTGGCGAAAAATTGAAAGTAGAACAGATACCAGCCGAACTCGACAGCCAAATCGAACTGACTGAAGTTTTGATGATTGCTGACGGCGAATCTGTAAAAGTAGGCGCACCTTTTATCGAAGGTGCAAAAGTAACAGCTAAAGTCGTTGCTCATGGTCGTGGTGAGAAAGTACGCATTTTCAAAATGCGTCGTCGCAAACACTACCAAAAACGCCAAGGCCATCGCCAAAATTTCACCCAAATCGAAATCGTGGCAATCGCCTAA